A region from the Sebastes umbrosus isolate fSebUmb1 chromosome 18, fSebUmb1.pri, whole genome shotgun sequence genome encodes:
- the opn8c gene encoding opsin 8, group member c, giving the protein MVTPACIKVSLLAHISLCESGFYPRQHHQKQLQPMTLNSSDDNRTSSAFTSKLTPAADICVGLAILFVAVLSVLGNGMVLLICYRRRKKMACSELLCVNLAVVDFLCCIFFYPLSIMSSFHHSWLGENATCVYYGLGCYIFGLCGMYTIAAISVIHYLKSCYSLVYAVWLEGANILKVLCAIWLVSTVWSSFPLFGWGEYVPEPYGLSCTIAWRGYHTSAKDAFYVICSFACFTMVPFLLIVVSQFQILLKVSRFSYSLSARGIRNNLRHTEKRLSMMFFCISLGFVIAWAPYTIVSFLFIFHKDSLYMAPAGFVFPTLFAKSSHIYNPFIYFYFNKTFQRELRDLLLAFWPKLGGSRVGVQVATGNQHPIHIQLQERHCVGKKSQDRTHSKSKSKRRSNVAHTNSNRVLGRPVYTCWGSTSKNAATILDNKLAKGSLPVSI; this is encoded by the exons atggtgacacCGGCCTGCATAAAAGTCAGCCTCCTTGCACACATCTCACTCTGTGAGTCTGGATTTTACCCTCGACAGCATCATCAGAAACAGCTCCAACCAATGACTCTGAACTCCTCTGATGACAACCGGACCTCCTCAGCCTTCACCTCCAAACTGACCCCCGCCGCCGACATATGTGTGGGACTGGCCATCCTCTTCGTCG CTGTGCTCTCGGTTCTGGGCAATGGGATGGTTCTGCTGATCTGTTACcgcaggaggaagaagatggcGTGCTCGGAGCTGCTGTGCGTCAACCTGGCTGTGGTCGACTTCCTCTGCTGCATCTTCTTCTACCCGCTCTCCATCATGTCCTCCTTCCACCACTCGTGGCTGGGAGAAAACGCCACGTGCGTTTACTACGGCCTCGGCTGCTACATCTTCGGCCTGTGCGGCATGTACACCATCGCCGCCATCAGCGTCATCCACTACCTGAAGAGCTGCTACAGCCTGGTTTATG CTGTGTGGCTGGAAGGAGCTAACATCCTGAAAGTGCTCTGCGCCATCTGGCTGGTGTCCACAGTGTGGTCCAGCTTCCCTCTGTTCGGCTGGGGCGAGTACGTCCCGGAGCCTTACGGACTGTCCTGCACCATCGCCTGGAGGGGTTACCACACCTCAGCCAAGGACGCCTTCTACGTCATCTGCTCCTTCGCCTGCTTCACCATGGTTCCTTTCCTCCTCATCGTGGTGTCCCAGTTTCAGATCCTCCTCAAGGTGTCCCGCTTCTCCTACTCGCTGTCGGCGAGAGGCATCCGCAACAACCTGCGACACACTGAGAAGCGACTCTCCATG ATGTTTTTCTGCATCAGCCTGGGTTTTGTGATTGCCTGGGCGCCGTACACCATCGTGTCCTTCCTCTTCATTTTCCACAAGGACAGCCTGTACATGGCTCCCGCGGGCTTTGTGTTCCCCACCCTCTTCGCCAAAAGCTCCCACATCTACAACCCGTTCATCTACTTCTACTTCAACAAGACTTTCCAGCGGGAGCTCCGCGACCTACTCCTCGCTTTCTGGCCCAAGCTGGGAGGGAGTCGAGTGGGAGTCCAGGTCGCCACGGGCAACCAACATCCCATCCACATTCAGCTCCAGGAAAGACATTGCGTTGGGAAGAAGTCTCAGGACAGAACTCACAGCAAGAGCAAGAGCAAGAGGAGGAGCAATGTAGCGCACACCAACAGCAACCGCGTTCTCGGCAGGCCGGTGTACACCTGCTGGGGGTCAACGTCGAAGAACGCCGCCACCATCTTGGACAATAAACTTGCCAAAGGCTCCCTGCCTGTCTCTATATGA